The genomic interval TGCATAAGCAATTTCTTCTTCACGAGACCATCCCCATTCACGAACAGGAGCTAATACTTTTAAATTTGGATTTAATGCTTGAATAGATACTTCAAAACGCACTTGGTCATTTCCTTTTCCCGTACATCCATGTGCGACAGCGACTGCATTTTCCTTTTCTGCCACTTCTACCAATTTTTTAGAAATTAAAGGTCTTGATAATGCAGAAACTAATGGATACTTTCCTTCATAAAGTGTATGTGCCTGCATAGCAATAAGCGCAAAATCCTGAGCGAATTCTTGTTTTGCATCAATTACATAAGATTGAACAGCTCCAACGGATAATGCCTTCTGTTGAATAAAGTTCAAGTCTTTTCCTTCGCCAACATCTAAGCAGCAAGCGACTACATCATATCCTTGATCCTGTAACCATTTAATTGCTACAGATGTATCTAATCCACCTGAATATGCTAATACTACTTTTGGATTTGCCATTACCTAATTCCTCCTATATGCGAATAAATATTCATTTATTTATATTTTTATTCATTAACTATATTTAACACTTTAACAACTTTTCCTTATAATTTCAATAGAATTTTTATAAAAATATAAAATATTTCATTTTTATGCACAAATAAATCTTTTCAATTTTCCTGGATTCCATATAACAGTTAAGTTATTTCATCCCCTTATTCCCTCCCCCTTACTATTTATGCATAAATTTATGCATTTTTTTATTATGATCGTTCACTTATACGATAAATTATCATCTCTATCTAAACAAAAAAGGTCAACAAATCCTCTTATTATAAGAAGCTGTTGACCTTATTTATCTACTATTTATGAATTTCACTAATTACATGACTTAATTCAGGGAGAATGAGCTTCTTCATCGCAAGTCGCACCGCTCCTGTTGATCCTGGGGTCGAAAAAACCATCTTGTCATTAATCGTTCCAGCAATTGCTCTAGATAAAATGGCGCTAGAGCCAATATCTTCTGTATAGCTTAACATTCGAAAAAGTTCTCCAAATCCATACAATTCTTTTGTAAGGAGTGGCTTTATTGCTTCTATTGTCACATCTCTTGGAGAAATTCCAGTCCCTCCATTAAGGAGAATACAATCAATTTTCTCTGATTGAACTCCTGAGATAATTTCCTGTTGAATTAGTTGCTTATCATCTTTAATAATTAAGTATTCGTGTATATGGTGGTTGTTTTGCTCTAATAGTTCAATCATCGCCTTACCACTTTTATCTGTTTCCTTTGTTCTTGTATCACTTACTGTTATAATTTTACATCCCACTTGCAAAAATTGATCATTAATATGTGATTGTTTATTCATAGCTTCCTCCGTTCATCTCT from Niallia sp. FSL W8-0635 carries:
- a CDS encoding MogA/MoaB family molybdenum cofactor biosynthesis protein yields the protein MNKQSHINDQFLQVGCKIITVSDTRTKETDKSGKAMIELLEQNNHHIHEYLIIKDDKQLIQQEIISGVQSEKIDCILLNGGTGISPRDVTIEAIKPLLTKELYGFGELFRMLSYTEDIGSSAILSRAIAGTINDKMVFSTPGSTGAVRLAMKKLILPELSHVISEIHK